The proteins below are encoded in one region of Kazachstania africana CBS 2517 chromosome 6, complete genome:
- the SWC4 gene encoding Swc4p (similar to Saccharomyces cerevisiae SWC4 (YGR002C); ancestral locus Anc_4.137), whose amino-acid sequence MSSSDIFDVLNIKQKSKSPIHGSSPLPSAGSSTNLTPTGSRVSKPQVTGMQRELYNLLGDNQPPVMVQPSSKFKEKLTSKAKPSPWTYAEFKPSGKNNIRLRHWVKGSKDLLGPEPQESDFAKFSVRLSLPEFTEEEYELFMKSGETKNTEKEANANKLDLQDNAEKPPMSNVSERESNVEDEKEKNKEESAVEESGTENGEVGNSGKVEAEEWTYEEVAYLFTLCREYDLRWFVIDDRYLFDGKSRPLEDLKAKFYEVSKKYFKFKDNSDVKLESLNFSKDKELERKKYLQRLLSRSAAEIAEEEALIIESRKFEMAAKKTLSEREALLRLLDSPISTQNVSQYLSSQGISQLYNNLLSDRTRKRKNDNGVPENPWMKQQQHFAQQRQQLQQTQERKNIETHSQDGQASPRKTKKQKQELQTAMKRKSEAAYAETLLKDFSAEERKALGVVTHGEKLSPGVYLRSTRIPTYKPALQNRVVATLHELGLPVRPAMPSFEVVQRQEELLKKIVTLLDMKKHIDKLEAEKSITK is encoded by the coding sequence AAATCTGACCCCAACTGGAAGCCGTGTTTCGAAGCCACAAGTGACGGGTATGCAGAGGGAATTGTATAACTTATTAGGGGATAACCAGCCCCCAGTAATGGTTCAACCTTCTAGTAAGTTTAAGGAGAAGCTGACGAGTAAAGCAAAGCCCTCTCCATGGACATATGCTGAATTTAAGCCAAGTGGTAAGAACAATATAAGATTGAGACATTGGGTAAAGGGCTCTAAGGATCTCCTGGGGCCTGAACCACAGGAATCTGATTTTGCAAAGTTTAGCGTTCGTTTGTCTTTGCCAGAGTTcacagaagaagaatatgaatTGTTTATGAAGAGTGGTGAGACCAAGAATACAGAAAAGGAAGCTAATGCAAACAAATTAGATCTACAGGATAATGCTGAAAAGCCACCTATGTCGAATGTTTCAGAACGAGAATCTAATGTGGAAGATGAGAAGGAGAAAAATAAGGAAGAAAGTGCTGTTGAAGAGTCTGGCACTGAGAATGGAGAAGTTGGGAACAGCGGTAAGGTAGAGGCTGAAGAATGGACGTATGAAGAAGTCGCCTATCTTTTTACATTATGTCGCGAATACGATTTAAGATGGTTTGTTATCGATGACAGATACCTATTTGATGGTAAGAGTAGGCCattagaagatttgaaggctaaattttatgaagtttcaaagaaatatttcaaattcaaggATAATTCTGATGTCAAATTAgaatcattaaatttttctaagGATAAAGAACTTGAAAGGAAAAAGTATTTACAAAGATTATTATCGAGATCTGCAGCAGAGAttgctgaagaagaagcgTTAATCATTGAATCGAGAAAATTCGAGATGGCAGCAAAGAAAACACTCAGTGAAAGAGAGGCATTACTACGTTTATTGGATTCTCCCATATCTACCCAAAATGTGTCGCaatatctttcttctcAGGGAATATCTCAATTGTACAACAATCTGTTGTCAGATAGAACACGAAAACGCAAGAATGACAATGGTGTACCTGAGAATCCATGGATGaagcaacaacaacattTTGCCCAACAAAGACAACAATTGCAACAGACGCAAGAGAGGAAAAACATTGAGACTCATTCTCAAGACGGACAGGCGTCCCCTAGAAAGACGAAGAAGCAGAAACAAGAACTTCAAACAGCaatgaagaggaaaagCGAGGCAGCATATGCAGAGACtctattgaaagatttcaGCGCAGAAGAAAGGAAAGCGTTGGGGGTCGTAACGCACGGCGAAAAGCTGTCACCTGGTGTGTATCTGAGATCAACGAGAATACCCACATACAAACCGGCCTTACAAAACAGAGTTGTCGCCACTCTACACGAACTAGGTCTTCCGGTAAGACCAGCAATGCCATCGTTCGAAGTGGTGCAAAGACAGGAAGAactgttgaagaaaatcgTCACTCTATTGGACATGAAGAAGCATATAGATAAGCTTGAAGCAGAAAAGTCAATAACCAAGTAA